In bacterium, the genomic window TCGGGGGCGCCCGCCCGGCCGCGCCAGCGGACGCAGTTCCGCAACCGGGCGGCCACGCTTTGAGATGCGGTACACCTGCCCTTGTCGAACTCGCTCCAGCAGTTCGGACAGGCGCGTCTTGGCTTCAAAGGCCCCGATTGTCTTGGTCTTCATATGAACTAGTCTATTGAACTGGTTGGTTGGGTCAAGCGCAGCGCCCGCCAGCGTTACGGATGCCCGAGTTCTTTGCGCCTTGGTGCCCTTGTGGTAGGAATCCGCCCCGTGGCGGCTAGTCTTCGATTACCACAATTGCGGTGGCGTAGTCCGGCA contains:
- a CDS encoding type II toxin-antitoxin system prevent-host-death family antitoxin; amino-acid sequence: MKTKTIGAFEAKTRLSELLERVRQGQVYRISKRGRPVAELRPLARPGGRPRFGSDKGRVTVGADFDEPLLEMEPYTK